A DNA window from Mycolicibacter hiberniae contains the following coding sequences:
- a CDS encoding Zn-ribbon domain-containing OB-fold protein, whose protein sequence is MTASQSHRAQIDEHEPPLSAPLKLSFDYTRSVGPTLGAFFTALRERRIVGVRGSDGRVYVPPAEYDPVSYEPLTEIVPVASVGTVVSWSWQPEPLQGQPLDTPFAWALIKLDGADVPMLHAVAAENPKAISVGTRVHAHWADETVGAITDIAYFAIGEDPEPVSDTPDERDPVTMVVVPSSIEIQHSASRPESAYLLALQEGKLLGARTGETGKVYFPAREADPATGLQLDTFVELPDRGTVTTFAIINIPFAGQRIKPPYVAAYVLLDGADIPFLHLVSDIDAHEVRMGLRVEAVWKPRDQWGLGIDNIEYFRPTGEPDADYDTYKHHL, encoded by the coding sequence GTGACTGCCAGCCAAAGCCACCGCGCGCAGATCGATGAGCATGAACCGCCGCTGTCTGCGCCGCTGAAGTTGTCCTTTGACTACACGCGTTCAGTCGGCCCAACCCTTGGCGCATTCTTCACCGCTCTGCGTGAGCGCCGCATCGTCGGGGTCCGTGGTTCCGACGGGCGGGTCTACGTTCCCCCGGCCGAATACGATCCGGTCAGCTACGAGCCGCTCACCGAGATCGTACCGGTGGCCAGTGTCGGCACTGTCGTGTCATGGTCCTGGCAGCCGGAGCCGCTGCAGGGCCAACCGCTGGACACCCCGTTCGCCTGGGCGCTGATCAAGCTCGACGGCGCCGACGTGCCGATGCTGCACGCGGTGGCGGCCGAGAACCCCAAGGCCATCAGTGTCGGCACCCGGGTGCACGCGCACTGGGCCGACGAGACCGTCGGAGCGATCACCGACATCGCCTACTTCGCGATCGGCGAGGACCCCGAACCGGTCTCCGACACCCCCGACGAGCGCGACCCGGTGACCATGGTGGTGGTTCCCAGCAGCATCGAGATCCAGCACAGCGCGTCGCGCCCGGAGAGCGCCTACCTGCTGGCCCTGCAGGAGGGCAAGCTGCTGGGCGCCCGGACCGGTGAGACCGGCAAGGTGTATTTCCCTGCGCGCGAAGCCGATCCGGCTACCGGACTGCAGTTGGACACCTTCGTGGAGCTGCCCGACAGGGGCACGGTGACCACCTTCGCCATCATCAACATCCCGTTCGCCGGCCAGCGGATCAAGCCGCCGTATGTGGCCGCCTACGTGCTGCTCGACGGTGCGGACATCCCCTTCCTGCACTTGGTGTCAGACATCGACGCCCACGAGGTGCGGATGGGCCTGCGCGTCGAGGCGGTGTGGAAGCCCCGCGATCAGTGGGGCCTGGGCATCGACAACATCGAGTACTTCCGGCCCACCGGCGAACCGGACGCCGACTACGACACCTACAAACACCACCTGTGA
- a CDS encoding thiolase domain-containing protein produces MTQRDVAVVGFAHAPHVRRTDGTTNGVEMLMPCFAQLYAELGIAQTDIGFWCSGSSDYLAGRAFSFISAIDSIGAVPPINESHVEMDGAWALYEAYIKVLTGEVDTALAYGFGKSSAGQLRRVLALQTDPYTVAPLWPDSVSIAALQARLGLSGGQWTAEQMARVALDTFAVAERVDSVESTDSLDELLQRPFFADPLRRHDIAPITDGAAAIVLAAGDKARELCENPAWITGFEHRIESPVLGSRDLTRSPSAAASAQAATGDEMPAVDVAEIHAPFTHQHLILTESMRLPSKTKVNPSGGALAANPMFVAGLERIGFAAQHIFSGSASRVLAHATSGPALQQNLVAVMEGRN; encoded by the coding sequence ATGACGCAACGCGATGTCGCGGTGGTGGGCTTCGCCCACGCCCCGCACGTCCGCCGCACTGACGGAACCACCAACGGCGTCGAGATGTTGATGCCGTGTTTCGCCCAGTTGTATGCCGAGTTGGGTATCGCCCAGACCGACATCGGCTTCTGGTGCTCGGGTTCGTCGGATTACCTGGCCGGCCGGGCGTTCTCCTTCATCTCGGCGATCGACTCGATCGGCGCCGTTCCGCCGATCAACGAATCGCACGTGGAGATGGACGGCGCCTGGGCCCTGTACGAGGCCTACATCAAGGTCCTGACCGGCGAGGTCGACACCGCCTTGGCCTACGGTTTCGGCAAGTCCTCGGCCGGCCAGTTGCGCCGGGTCCTGGCGTTGCAGACCGACCCCTACACCGTCGCCCCGCTATGGCCGGACTCGGTGTCGATCGCCGCACTGCAGGCCCGACTGGGCCTGTCCGGCGGCCAGTGGACCGCTGAGCAGATGGCCCGCGTGGCGCTGGACACCTTCGCCGTCGCCGAACGGGTGGATTCGGTGGAGTCGACCGACAGCCTCGACGAACTGCTGCAGCGACCCTTCTTCGCCGACCCCCTGCGCCGGCACGACATCGCCCCGATCACCGACGGCGCCGCCGCGATCGTGCTGGCCGCCGGCGACAAAGCCCGTGAGCTGTGCGAAAACCCAGCCTGGATCACCGGTTTCGAACACCGGATCGAGTCCCCGGTACTGGGCAGCCGCGACCTGACCCGGTCGCCCTCGGCCGCCGCCTCGGCACAGGCCGCCACCGGCGATGAGATGCCCGCCGTGGACGTCGCCGAGATCCACGCTCCGTTCACCCATCAGCATCTGATCCTGACCGAGTCCATGCGACTGCCCTCGAAGACCAAGGTGAACCCGTCCGGTGGAGCCCTGGCGGCGAACCCGATGTTTGTCGCGGGGCTGGAGCGCATCGGCTTTGCCGCCCAGCACATCTTCTCGGGTTCGGCCAGCCGGGTGCTGGCGCACGCCACCAGCGGGCCTGCCCTGCAACAGAACCTGGTCGCGGTGATGGAAGGACGCAACTGA
- a CDS encoding thiolase domain-containing protein, producing MAQLAAVLGTGQTKYVAKRQDVSMNGMVREAIDRALADSGSTFADIDAVVVGKAPDFFEGVMMPELFMADAVGATGKPLIRVHTAGSVGGSTAVVAASLVKSGKYRRVLAMAWEKQSESNAMWALSIPVPFTKPVGAGAGGYFAPHVRAYIRRSGAPSDIGAIVAVKDRLNGARNPLAHLHQPDITVEKVMASQMLWDPIRFDETCPSSDGACAIVIGDEAAAQARIDAGEPVAWIHATALRTEPLAYAGRDQVNPQAGRDAAAALWKEAGITSPIDEIDAAEIYVPFSWFEPMWLENLGFAAPGEGWKLTQAGETAIGGKLPVNASGGVLSSNPIGASGMIRFAESAIQVMGKAGDHQVPNARKALGHAYGGGSQYYSMWVVAADKPADKPAN from the coding sequence ATGGCCCAACTCGCTGCGGTGCTGGGCACCGGACAGACCAAGTACGTCGCCAAGCGCCAGGACGTGTCGATGAACGGCATGGTGCGCGAAGCCATCGACCGGGCACTGGCCGATTCGGGCTCGACGTTTGCCGACATCGACGCCGTGGTGGTCGGTAAGGCGCCGGACTTCTTCGAGGGCGTGATGATGCCCGAGCTGTTCATGGCCGACGCCGTGGGCGCCACCGGCAAGCCGCTGATCCGGGTGCACACCGCCGGTTCGGTGGGCGGCTCGACCGCGGTGGTGGCGGCCAGCCTGGTGAAGTCCGGCAAGTACCGGCGGGTGCTGGCGATGGCCTGGGAGAAGCAGTCGGAGTCCAACGCCATGTGGGCGCTGAGCATCCCGGTGCCGTTCACCAAGCCGGTCGGCGCCGGCGCCGGCGGTTACTTCGCTCCGCACGTGCGCGCCTACATCCGCCGTTCCGGGGCCCCGTCCGACATCGGCGCGATCGTCGCGGTCAAGGACCGGCTCAACGGCGCCCGCAACCCGCTGGCCCACCTGCACCAGCCCGACATCACCGTCGAGAAGGTGATGGCTTCCCAGATGCTCTGGGACCCCATCCGTTTCGACGAGACCTGCCCGTCGTCGGACGGTGCCTGCGCGATCGTGATCGGCGACGAAGCCGCCGCGCAGGCCCGCATCGACGCCGGCGAGCCGGTGGCGTGGATCCACGCGACCGCGCTGCGCACCGAGCCGCTGGCGTACGCCGGGCGCGACCAGGTCAATCCGCAGGCCGGCCGCGATGCCGCGGCCGCGCTGTGGAAAGAGGCCGGGATCACCAGCCCGATCGATGAGATCGACGCCGCGGAGATCTATGTGCCGTTCTCCTGGTTCGAGCCGATGTGGCTGGAGAACCTTGGCTTCGCGGCTCCCGGCGAGGGCTGGAAGCTCACCCAGGCCGGGGAGACCGCGATCGGAGGGAAGCTGCCGGTGAACGCCTCCGGCGGTGTGTTGTCGTCCAACCCGATCGGCGCCTCGGGCATGATCCGGTTCGCCGAGTCGGCGATCCAGGTGATGGGCAAGGCCGGCGATCACCAGGTTCCGAATGCGCGTAAAGCGTTGGGCCACGCCTACGGCGGCGGTTCGCAGTACTACTCGATGTGGGTGGTCGCCGCCGACAAGCCGGCCGACAAACCCGCCAACTGA
- a CDS encoding nuclear transport factor 2 family protein: protein MNADHPAHVAGKRSRDAVVARDKEAWLANFAEDAIVQDPIGPSHFDPEGKGHRGRDEISAFWDKAIASTDKIEFNFSDTFQCGDEEANTGNITITMGGHQIVTEGVFTYRANDKGELVALRAYWELDRAAKTAKPV from the coding sequence ATGAACGCAGATCACCCCGCCCACGTTGCAGGTAAGCGCTCCCGGGACGCGGTCGTGGCTCGCGACAAAGAGGCCTGGCTGGCGAACTTCGCCGAGGACGCGATCGTGCAGGACCCGATCGGGCCGTCGCACTTCGACCCGGAGGGCAAAGGTCACCGGGGCCGCGACGAGATCTCCGCGTTCTGGGACAAGGCGATCGCCAGCACCGACAAGATCGAATTCAACTTCTCCGACACCTTCCAGTGCGGCGACGAGGAAGCCAACACCGGAAACATCACGATCACCATGGGCGGGCACCAGATCGTCACCGAGGGCGTGTTCACCTACCGCGCCAACGACAAGGGTGAACTGGTCGCCCTGCGCGCCTACTGGGAACTGGACCGCGCGGCCAAGACCGCCAAACCCGTCTAG
- a CDS encoding Rieske 2Fe-2S domain-containing protein produces MSTDSAEVGVRHIDTGTLPDRYARGWHCLGPVKDFRDGKPHSIHSFGAKLVVFADSQGELHVLDAYCRHMGGDLSRGEVKGDEIACPFHDWRWGGDGRCKLVPYSKRTPRMARTQAFPTDVRGGLLFIYHDPEGNPPPDEVRIPEIPEWSSGEWTDWRWNSMVIDSNCRDIIDNVVDFAHFFYIHYGLPTSFKNVFEGHVASQYLHNVGRSDVPGLGTSYGGSELDSEASYFGPSFMINWLHNSYGGFKAESILINCHYPISQDQFRLMWGVIVQKPKGLDDATTEKIADAMTDGVSKGFLQDVEIWTHKSRIENPLLVEEDGAVYQLRRWYSQFYVDAADVTPEMTDRFEIEIDATVANEKWNAEVAENLRVQAEQAKDAETVKAE; encoded by the coding sequence GTGAGCACTGACAGCGCCGAAGTAGGCGTCCGCCACATCGACACCGGCACACTGCCGGATCGCTACGCCCGGGGCTGGCACTGCCTGGGCCCGGTGAAGGACTTCCGGGACGGCAAACCACACTCCATCCATTCGTTCGGCGCCAAGCTGGTGGTGTTCGCCGACTCGCAGGGCGAGCTGCACGTGCTCGACGCCTACTGCCGCCACATGGGCGGCGACTTGAGTCGCGGCGAGGTCAAGGGCGATGAGATCGCCTGCCCGTTCCACGATTGGCGCTGGGGCGGTGACGGCCGCTGCAAGCTGGTGCCCTACTCCAAGCGGACGCCGCGGATGGCGCGCACCCAGGCCTTCCCCACCGACGTGCGCGGCGGCCTGCTGTTCATCTACCACGACCCGGAGGGCAACCCGCCGCCGGACGAGGTGCGGATCCCGGAGATCCCGGAATGGTCCAGCGGTGAGTGGACCGACTGGCGCTGGAACTCGATGGTGATCGACTCCAACTGCCGCGACATCATCGACAACGTCGTGGATTTCGCACACTTCTTCTACATCCACTACGGCCTGCCCACCTCCTTCAAGAACGTCTTCGAGGGCCACGTCGCCTCGCAGTACCTGCACAATGTCGGGCGTTCCGATGTGCCCGGTCTGGGTACCAGCTACGGCGGTTCGGAATTGGACTCCGAGGCGTCGTACTTCGGCCCGTCGTTCATGATCAACTGGCTGCACAACAGCTACGGCGGTTTCAAGGCCGAGTCGATCCTGATCAACTGCCACTACCCGATCAGCCAGGACCAGTTCCGGCTGATGTGGGGTGTGATCGTGCAGAAGCCCAAGGGCTTGGACGACGCGACCACCGAGAAGATCGCCGACGCCATGACCGACGGTGTCAGCAAGGGCTTCCTGCAGGATGTCGAGATCTGGACGCACAAGAGCCGGATCGAGAATCCGCTGCTGGTCGAGGAGGACGGGGCGGTCTACCAGCTGCGCCGGTGGTACTCGCAGTTCTACGTCGACGCCGCTGACGTCACCCCGGAGATGACCGATCGCTTCGAGATCGAGATCGACGCCACGGTGGCCAACGAGAAGTGGAACGCCGAGGTGGCCGAGAATCTGCGCGTGCAGGCCGAGCAGGCGAAGGACGCAGAAACCGTCAAGGCAGAGTAG
- a CDS encoding sulfotransferase family protein, with protein sequence MTTRTNVGTVEDLHASATKMVGLDDFGPDDDNYREALAVLLESYRAEADLTELGSKMNRFFLRGALVARLLSQAGWNQHPEYAQVDIQRPIFVTGLPRTGTTALHRLLGADPANQGLQMWLAEFPQPRPPRETWDSNPVFAQMQSQFARHHEENPEYTGLHYMTADGLEECWQLLRQSLHSVSYETLAHLPTYSRWLSQQDWTPAYRRHRRNLQLIGLNDQDKRWVLKNPSHLFALDAIMTVYPDALIVQCHRPPETILASMCSLAQHTTEGQSNTFVGAQIGADEMETWARGLELFNAQRANYDQAQFCDIDYRDFVADPLATAASIYERFGIELSDDARQAMADDYAASKTGPRAPKHEYSLADYGLTPEQVRERFAGL encoded by the coding sequence ATGACGACGCGAACCAACGTCGGAACCGTCGAGGATCTGCACGCCTCGGCCACCAAGATGGTGGGCCTGGACGACTTCGGCCCCGACGACGACAACTACCGGGAAGCGCTCGCGGTACTGCTGGAGTCCTACCGCGCCGAGGCCGATCTCACCGAGCTGGGCAGCAAGATGAACCGGTTCTTCCTGCGCGGTGCGCTGGTGGCGCGGTTGCTCTCGCAGGCGGGCTGGAATCAGCATCCCGAGTACGCCCAGGTCGACATCCAGCGGCCGATCTTCGTCACCGGACTGCCCCGCACCGGGACCACCGCGCTGCACCGCCTGCTGGGTGCCGACCCGGCCAACCAGGGCCTACAGATGTGGCTCGCCGAGTTCCCCCAGCCGCGTCCGCCACGCGAAACCTGGGACAGCAACCCGGTCTTCGCCCAGATGCAGTCGCAGTTCGCCCGCCACCACGAGGAGAACCCCGAGTACACCGGGCTGCATTACATGACTGCCGACGGCCTCGAGGAGTGCTGGCAGTTGCTACGCCAGTCCCTGCACTCGGTGTCCTACGAGACGCTGGCGCACCTGCCGACGTACTCGCGCTGGCTTTCCCAGCAGGACTGGACTCCGGCGTACCGGCGACACCGCCGCAACCTGCAACTGATCGGGCTCAACGACCAGGACAAGCGGTGGGTGCTCAAGAACCCCAGTCACCTGTTCGCGCTGGACGCGATCATGACGGTCTACCCCGACGCGCTGATCGTGCAGTGCCACCGCCCGCCCGAGACCATCCTGGCGTCGATGTGCTCGCTGGCCCAGCACACCACCGAAGGCCAGTCCAACACGTTCGTCGGCGCGCAGATCGGCGCCGACGAGATGGAGACCTGGGCGCGCGGGCTGGAGTTGTTCAACGCTCAACGCGCCAACTATGACCAGGCCCAGTTCTGCGACATCGACTACCGGGATTTCGTCGCCGATCCGCTGGCCACCGCGGCGAGCATCTACGAGCGTTTCGGTATCGAGCTCTCCGATGACGCCCGCCAGGCCATGGCCGACGACTACGCCGCCAGCAAGACCGGTCCGCGGGCACCCAAACACGAGTACTCGCTGGCCGACTACGGACTGACCCCCGAGCAGGTCCGGGAGCGCTTCGCCGGACTGTGA
- a CDS encoding SDR family oxidoreductase: MTGMLTDKVVVISGVGPGLGTTLAHRFAAEGADLVLVARSADRLEEVAQQVRAAGRRALAVPTDITDDDQVAQLVQAATAEFDHIDVLINNAFRVPSMKPLAQTTFSHIRDAIELSCLGALRLTQGLTPALAAADGAIVNLNSMVIRHSQPKYGAYKMAKAALLAMSQSLASELGEQGIRVNSVAPGYIWGDTLQGYFAHQAGKYGTTVEQIYAATAASSDLKRLPTEDEVASAVLFLSSDLASGITGQVLDVNCGEYHN, from the coding sequence ATGACCGGAATGCTGACCGACAAAGTCGTTGTCATCAGCGGAGTCGGGCCGGGGCTCGGCACCACTTTGGCGCACCGGTTCGCAGCCGAAGGTGCCGACCTGGTGCTGGTCGCGCGCAGTGCCGATCGCCTCGAGGAGGTGGCGCAGCAGGTTCGGGCCGCCGGGCGCCGGGCGCTGGCGGTGCCGACCGACATCACCGACGACGACCAGGTGGCACAGTTGGTGCAGGCGGCCACTGCGGAGTTCGACCACATCGACGTGCTGATCAACAACGCCTTCCGGGTGCCGTCGATGAAGCCGCTGGCGCAGACCACTTTTTCGCACATCCGTGATGCCATCGAGCTCAGCTGCCTCGGTGCGCTGCGGCTGACGCAGGGCCTCACGCCCGCCCTGGCCGCCGCCGACGGCGCCATCGTCAACCTGAACTCGATGGTGATCAGGCATTCGCAGCCCAAGTACGGCGCCTACAAAATGGCCAAGGCCGCGCTGCTGGCGATGTCGCAGTCGCTGGCCTCCGAACTCGGAGAGCAGGGCATCCGGGTGAACTCCGTTGCGCCCGGATATATCTGGGGTGACACGCTGCAGGGCTACTTCGCCCATCAGGCCGGCAAGTACGGCACCACCGTCGAGCAGATCTACGCCGCCACGGCAGCGAGCTCCGATCTGAAGCGGCTGCCCACCGAGGACGAGGTCGCCTCGGCGGTGCTGTTCCTGTCCAGCGATCTGGCCAGCGGCATCACCGGCCAGGTCCTCGACGTCAACTGCGGGGAGTACCACAACTGA
- a CDS encoding IclR family transcriptional regulator, with translation MAAAEQEALQPPAPRRAVRASPPTERVVTILQFLAGHPDQSFGLSELARRTGLAKPTCLGIANALADAGYLRRDDSEKAYRLGPGLISLGRAAQQSLRVGPEARELLRRLSAEFATSAALSAVVDDRITVLELAAAPNAHPGVQPGQSYPFAPPVGLMFVLWDDHALREWLSRAPTVPLRSESERLQRVIDECRADGYLVERLTPGGQRLYALMAGLPSDLPGELRALLGELVSDIGERVYLRSEAGGRGRHDISVLSAPVYDHHQRQAMVLSLHARQALTDSEITKWARGLLRTADALTAQLGGSKPAPLSGTAP, from the coding sequence ATGGCTGCGGCTGAACAGGAGGCGTTGCAACCCCCGGCACCCCGACGAGCCGTGCGCGCGTCGCCCCCCACCGAACGGGTAGTGACAATCCTCCAATTCCTGGCCGGCCATCCAGACCAGAGCTTCGGACTCTCCGAACTCGCCCGCCGCACCGGACTGGCCAAGCCGACGTGCCTGGGCATCGCCAACGCCCTGGCCGACGCGGGTTACCTCAGGCGCGACGATTCCGAGAAGGCATACCGGCTCGGGCCGGGACTGATCTCGTTGGGCCGCGCCGCCCAGCAGTCGCTGCGGGTGGGTCCCGAGGCACGCGAACTCCTGCGCCGGCTGTCCGCGGAGTTCGCCACCTCCGCCGCGCTGAGCGCGGTGGTCGACGACCGGATCACCGTGCTCGAACTTGCCGCGGCTCCCAACGCACATCCGGGGGTTCAGCCCGGCCAGAGCTATCCGTTCGCCCCGCCGGTCGGGTTGATGTTCGTGCTCTGGGACGACCACGCCCTGCGCGAGTGGCTCTCCCGGGCGCCCACCGTCCCGTTGCGATCGGAGAGCGAGCGTCTGCAACGCGTCATCGACGAGTGCCGCGCCGACGGGTATCTGGTCGAGCGGCTGACGCCGGGCGGTCAACGGCTGTACGCGTTGATGGCGGGCCTGCCCAGCGACCTGCCCGGCGAACTGCGTGCCCTGCTCGGCGAACTCGTCTCCGATATCGGCGAACGGGTGTACCTGCGCAGCGAAGCCGGCGGCCGGGGCCGGCACGACATCAGCGTGCTCTCGGCGCCGGTCTACGATCATCATCAGCGCCAGGCGATGGTGCTGTCGCTGCACGCGAGGCAGGCGCTGACCGACTCGGAGATCACCAAGTGGGCCCGGGGGCTGCTCCGGACCGCCGACGCGCTCACCGCCCAACTCGGCGGCAGCAAGCCCGCGCCGCTGTCAGGCACGGCGCCATGA
- a CDS encoding nuclear transport factor 2 family protein, which produces MTLPAAERLALSELVHRYAGYVDARRFDELAQLFTADAELVLPDPPDRLEPCVHHHGHAGVRGAMSGLAGVTRTQHGVVGEFYTGADTENAGGDVAFGEITGIAHHWMKRGATFTDYVWYLRYRDTYHRVGPGWRIARRALTIDAIESRPADQVRS; this is translated from the coding sequence ATGACGTTACCGGCCGCCGAGCGGCTCGCACTGTCCGAACTCGTGCACCGCTACGCCGGGTACGTCGACGCGCGGCGATTCGACGAACTTGCCCAACTGTTCACCGCCGACGCCGAACTCGTCCTGCCCGACCCGCCGGATCGGCTGGAGCCGTGTGTGCACCACCACGGCCACGCCGGCGTGCGAGGGGCGATGTCGGGCCTGGCCGGTGTCACCCGGACTCAGCACGGCGTCGTCGGCGAGTTCTACACCGGCGCCGACACTGAGAACGCCGGCGGCGACGTCGCGTTCGGCGAGATCACCGGGATTGCGCATCATTGGATGAAACGGGGCGCCACGTTCACCGATTACGTCTGGTACCTGCGCTACCGCGACACCTATCACCGTGTCGGGCCGGGCTGGCGGATCGCCCGGCGCGCGCTGACCATCGACGCCATCGAATCCCGGCCGGCTGATCAGGTGCGGTCATGA
- a CDS encoding TIGR03619 family F420-dependent LLM class oxidoreductase, giving the protein MTPARPPQISLQLRTFTDDADHDWANTLALGRAMDAAGVDRVVVSDHVVFGENPQAYADPRLGGIAGGRQPTGPDGQWLDPLIVLTALAATTTRIRLGTAVLLAALRRPAVLAKELATLDVLSQGRLDLGVGVGWQREEYQAAGLSFERRGRLLDHTLEVCQALWTQQRSSYASPELTFANIHQMPKPLAPGGIPIWVSGTVNDAVARRLARFGSGWIPWGPAMRDPAGAIAAMKDRITAFGGDPGRLQVLGHATTVKRPDGSLDTGATAACAPALVAAGVTDVRVTCSLPADPERATDLLTELVAAFRAAT; this is encoded by the coding sequence ATGACACCTGCCCGCCCACCTCAGATCTCTTTGCAGCTGCGGACTTTCACCGACGACGCCGATCACGACTGGGCCAACACCCTGGCACTCGGCCGGGCGATGGACGCCGCCGGCGTTGATCGCGTCGTGGTCTCCGACCATGTTGTGTTCGGCGAGAATCCCCAGGCCTACGCCGACCCCCGGCTTGGCGGGATCGCCGGCGGACGCCAGCCGACCGGGCCGGACGGCCAGTGGCTGGACCCCCTGATCGTGCTGACCGCGCTGGCCGCGACCACCACCCGCATCCGGCTGGGCACCGCGGTGTTGCTGGCGGCGCTGCGCCGGCCCGCGGTGCTGGCCAAGGAACTGGCCACGCTGGACGTGCTGTCACAGGGGCGGCTGGATCTCGGGGTCGGTGTCGGCTGGCAGCGCGAGGAATACCAGGCCGCCGGCTTGTCCTTCGAGCGCCGTGGGCGCCTGCTGGACCACACCCTGGAGGTGTGCCAGGCGCTGTGGACCCAGCAGCGCAGCAGCTACGCCTCCCCGGAGCTTACTTTCGCCAACATTCATCAGATGCCCAAACCGCTGGCGCCCGGAGGCATTCCGATCTGGGTGAGCGGGACCGTCAACGACGCGGTAGCGCGCCGGCTGGCCCGGTTCGGGTCGGGCTGGATCCCCTGGGGCCCTGCCATGCGCGACCCGGCCGGCGCCATCGCCGCGATGAAGGACCGCATCACCGCTTTCGGCGGCGACCCGGGCCGCCTGCAGGTACTGGGTCACGCAACCACCGTCAAACGCCCGGACGGCTCCCTCGACACCGGCGCGACCGCGGCCTGCGCCCCGGCGCTGGTGGCCGCGGGGGTCACCGATGTGCGCGTCACATGCTCGTTGCCCGCCGACCCCGAGCGGGCCACCGATCTGCTCACCGAACTCGTCGCGGCATTCCGCGCCGCAACCTAA
- a CDS encoding EthD domain-containing protein: MEKVMIVARTADFNEQWCQRLRGPVAATLLDLGLPGVVVNVRDAPVRDSMMTLTTLDPPAAAVISLWTQQCYGEQTRSAIAAIAAESDSAAAYLVTESVPMPPPDPGGGRRTRGLANVALLRRPAELDEATWLHRWHIDHTQVAIDTQATFGYTQNTVVRPLTEDAPRIDAIVEELFPEEAVSDPYAFYGASDEADLGDRVKKMVDSVSRFGAHRDIDTVPTSRYVFRSPFVTHTAGTA, encoded by the coding sequence ATGGAAAAGGTCATGATCGTCGCGCGGACAGCCGATTTCAACGAACAGTGGTGCCAACGGCTGCGGGGCCCGGTCGCGGCGACGTTGCTGGACCTGGGGCTGCCGGGCGTGGTGGTCAACGTGCGCGATGCGCCGGTGCGCGACTCCATGATGACCCTGACGACGCTGGACCCGCCGGCGGCGGCCGTCATCAGCCTGTGGACGCAGCAGTGCTACGGGGAACAGACCCGCAGCGCCATTGCGGCGATTGCCGCCGAATCCGATTCCGCGGCAGCGTATCTGGTCACCGAATCGGTTCCTATGCCGCCGCCGGATCCCGGCGGAGGCCGCCGCACCCGCGGCCTGGCCAACGTTGCGTTGCTACGCCGGCCTGCCGAGCTGGACGAGGCGACCTGGCTGCATCGCTGGCACATCGACCACACCCAGGTGGCGATAGACACCCAGGCGACATTCGGCTACACCCAGAACACGGTGGTCCGCCCGCTCACCGAGGATGCGCCGCGCATCGACGCGATCGTCGAAGAGCTGTTCCCCGAGGAGGCGGTGTCGGACCCGTACGCGTTCTACGGCGCGTCCGATGAAGCCGACTTGGGCGACCGGGTCAAGAAGATGGTGGACAGCGTCTCTCGCTTCGGTGCTCACCGCGACATCGACACGGTGCCCACCAGCCGCTATGTGTTCCGGTCGCCGTTCGTCACACACACTGCTGGGACAGCGTGA
- a CDS encoding heme-binding protein: MSGITRAIAVGLLSATGVLTPVANAEPCDQTVGESIDAYLNRHPDVRAELDERGRQEDPGAPNPTLAYLERHPNVRQALITLSQQCV, translated from the coding sequence ATGAGCGGTATTACTCGAGCGATTGCGGTCGGCCTGCTGAGCGCGACGGGGGTCCTGACACCGGTGGCCAACGCCGAACCCTGCGATCAAACAGTGGGCGAATCCATCGACGCATACCTGAACCGTCATCCTGATGTCAGGGCCGAGCTGGATGAACGGGGAAGACAAGAGGATCCCGGTGCCCCGAATCCGACGCTCGCCTATCTGGAACGCCACCCCAACGTGCGCCAGGCGTTGATCACGCTGTCCCAGCAGTGTGTGTGA